One Streptomyces sp. L2 genomic window carries:
- a CDS encoding TetR/AcrR family transcriptional regulator → MGAVKTKRVPRAVREQQMLDAAVRTFGRRGYMAASMDEIAELAGVSKPLVYLYLNSKEDLFSACIQREAHALTDAVRSAIRPDLPADRQLWDGLQAFFAHTAEHPDGWSVLHLQARTHGDLFAAEVDAMRAETVAFVTHLIAVTAREAHRDPDLPEREVAGLAEALVGAAESLATWANTTPGVTARQAAATLMNFAWSGLGNLMAGRRWQPPAQQAEG, encoded by the coding sequence GGGAGCAGCAGATGCTCGACGCCGCCGTGCGGACCTTCGGACGGCGGGGCTACATGGCCGCCTCGATGGACGAGATCGCGGAACTGGCGGGTGTGTCCAAGCCGTTGGTGTACCTGTACCTGAACTCGAAGGAAGACCTCTTCTCGGCCTGCATCCAGCGTGAGGCCCACGCGCTGACGGACGCGGTCCGCTCGGCCATCCGGCCCGACCTGCCCGCCGACCGGCAGCTGTGGGACGGCCTGCAAGCGTTCTTCGCGCACACCGCCGAGCATCCCGACGGCTGGTCCGTGCTGCACCTCCAGGCCCGTACGCACGGTGATCTCTTCGCGGCCGAGGTCGACGCGATGCGGGCGGAGACCGTCGCGTTCGTGACCCACCTGATCGCGGTCACCGCCCGGGAGGCGCACCGTGACCCCGACCTGCCCGAGCGCGAGGTCGCCGGGCTCGCCGAGGCCCTGGTCGGCGCCGCCGAGTCCCTCGCGACCTGGGCGAACACGACACCCGGCGTCACGGCCCGGCAGGCGGCGGCCACGCTGATGAACTTCGCCTGGTCCGGCCTGGGCAACCTGATGGCGGGCCGACGCTGGCAGCCGCCGGCCCAGCAGGCCGAGGGGTAG